GGGGCCTCTGTGAACTCTCCTCCACAAATAACCAAGATgtatacagaaaataaaggaaggaCAGAAGATCTGAGGAAATAAGGGACAGGATCTCAGAATGGAAATTATAAACCCGTAAGTTAGGAAAGCCCAAAGCTGAGGGTGCTGAAGCTACTGCTGTAAGAACACCTGGAAAACCTAATGGAGACTCCTCTCTGCAGCAAGGACACAcctggagagggagagagaaaaggagcagAATTACTGACAGGGAGGAGCCACAGGCTAGAACTGCACAGCACTGGAGGCAGAGTGTGACACGTGGGCCCTGGCAAgagccctgtgcccagctccagAGTGTCTGTCAGCTTCACAGGGACACTGTGGCCCCACCAAAGGCACGGAATTACTCCTTCCAACACCCACATTACAGAGCACAGGGAGTGAGCACTGCTCAGCCAGGATTGaacccctgccctgctcatgGCAGCACCAAAGCAACATTTTcactgtgctgcagccccaagAGAGCTGGGCTGAGTCAAGTCCTAGGCATGCTGCCACtctccccacagcttcctcATGTGGGGACACCCTCCAAGCCACCAGACCTGCCACATTAGGGACACATGGGATACTGTCATTGAGACCAAGGTTCAGTGTCTCTTTAGGATAAAAATTTACAGGGACAATTCTTCAACTCTTGATGTTGACCCAGCTGTGTAACAGCCAACATCAGCAATCACATCTGGTCCCAATCCTGcacccagggatggggagcacTCCTGTGACAGACTGGGGCTGACCCTGCTTTCCCATCTGCAGGTCACTCTGAAGTGTCAGCTGCacagaaggaagagggaagggcTGCACCTCTtcactgccctggcactcagaagTGCAGCCCTGCCGTCACCCCAGAGGTGTGTGCAGATGCTGCTCAGTTCCTGCAAAACCCCCAGACAAAtcagccagagcagggacaggtgtCACATCCATGATCACCTACTGAGTGACAGACTGAGCACAGACAGAGAACACAAATTTCAAGTCTGCCTGTTTTGCAGGTGCAGTCTGAGTGGCAGGTTTCAGtgtctcctccttccctggacTGTGTACATCCAGTTTTCCCATCCCTGTAGCACCTGCAGCCCTTACAGACCAGAACTTGAGCCCTAGGTCAGAGGAACTGCTGTCCCAGGAGATGGACACAATGGATACTTCCAAGATGTTCTTTTACAATGGTGAGGAACTGCAAAATATTGAATTTCCCAAGCCCAAGAAGCCcttgcacagctctgccccCATTTTCAGGAGTGTGTGCTCCACTGGTGCTTTTATCTGAATGTAACCCCGAATTCctctgtgtgtatttgtgttttattgtgTGTCACTTTGCCCAGCTGGTACCCAGACAGAGGCACCACTCAGccctcagcacagctggaacaCATGTGTGAGCACCAGCACATCTCATGGTGCGCCAGCTTTCTACCACATCACGTGCAAGTCAGTTGCCAGGAGCAAAGACTGGCCAagaatttttttgcaaaaggaaGAGGTTGAGATCATTAAACATTACCAGGAATCAGTCGTGATTTGCTGAAGGGAACTTCAGCTCTGTTATCTCCAGGtcaggagagctgctgccactCCGGTCACTGTaggtgtccctgcaggagtAAAGATCTGGGGTTAAGGGAGCACAAGTACTTTAAGAACATAATTAATTCCACATAATTAATGTGGGATGCTGCAGGAGAGGGAAAACCTCGGCTCCTCTGCTGCAAGGAGCCATTTCAAACTCAAATGTGCAAAATCAGAGAATTAAAATATCCCTCAATCCTTGGAGGCTTTGAAATGAGAGTCCCTCACACATGGAACTTTCTGGACCACACCTGACCACTGTGATGTCGACACCCACACAGGAATCCTGTGGTGAGCTGCACTGCAGCTCAGCCCACAAAGCAAACACCTTCCTTTTTGGCATTGCATTTGCCTGGGTTTGACACAGGCACTGCTAATTCTCTTCTGCATTTGGTTCTCGTTTTTGTTTAGTGCCAGTCAACACTCAGCAACCCCTTGATGTCCTCTGTGAGGAGAACAGCTCAGTACCAAATGGTTGTTTTATTTGTTGCACAGTCCTGAGTGCCAAACAGAACTGCAGGCACTGGGGAACAGCAGCACCATGTAACTGCACCATTAAATCCACCCAAAACACCACCTGTTTTGcaaactgaaacaaagaaagctgaagtcagcagaaaaaaaaggtgaggcTGCAACCACCAGGACCTGTTCTCCGAACCAGCAACAGGAACAAGTTTCTTATGGACCAACCTGTACATGGGACTTGTCTGAGGAATGTAGGGGAAAAGCCCATGAGGTCTGCAGTCAGGTAAAACAGCAGGCCCAATCTCAGTTTCCCCAAAGACCTTGATTAACAACATAAGGCTGCAGATCTCCTCTCCCTGAAGCCAGGGCCTCTCTGCAGGACAGCTCTGTGGCCCCACAATCAGCCTCAACACACTAGACATGAGCTTTGAAAAGAAGAGTGGAAAGGAGTGGTGCAATACCAAGTTATCTCCAGGAACTCTGTGCCAGGAAGATGCTCTGGGCTATCCTGCAGGAAGCAGCACTGTCCTGTGACAGCTCTGACCTGGGTCTGTCTTAAACCCACCTGGGGGAGAGCCTGCAGCCCTTCTGTAGGTAGTGGGTAAGTCTCCCTGCAGATGCCAGGAGGAGCCCAAAGTATGGGGGTGATGGCTTGATGGGCCTGGAGAGGAACTCAGGGTGATACTGAACACCAACGAAGAAAGGATGCTCTGAgaggaacaaacaaaacattcatGTCAAGTCTCTCAAGTTTGTGGCTGAGCTGCAGGTGAAATCCTGATTATGCTGAAGCCCTCATGATGGGGAAATATCATTTCCATACCTTTTGTCCATAAATGGAGAGGGAcatgggattttatttttaccacAATTTTATGGATGGAATCATTCCAAGACAGTCTGAGTGGGTCCCACATGAAAACCTGCTCCACTGCCCTCCAAACACTTTCCCTTGTCCATCCCACACCCACAACCAACTGCTTAAGGATTCACCTTCCAGCTCAACCACTTCCATCCGCTCTCCCTCCTCATCCTGCCCCACAAACTTCAGACCTTGCTCTTCAAAACACTTTTTCAGTTGTGGATTGACctagaaaaccagaaaacaagCCATGAGCTCTTGTGTCTGGATTACAAGGAAAGCTCAATACCTACGTGAGAGTTTTTTACCTCaaatctgtgtctgtgtctctcttcCAAGAAATCGTGGTCTCCGTAcagcttccctgcagcagaagtAAGAGGTTCCTTAGAGCAGTGATCACAGCTTCTAACAGATTCATTTGATCAGCATCCTTCAGAATCTGCCACTTGTGGAGGAGATCAAATTCCCTGATCCCCATTCCCCACCAGAACAGTCTGTGAACACCTGCCATTCATGGATGCTTCAACACCCCCACATCTCACTTCCCCATCCCACCATACATACAAGCCATTCCcagaagagggaagaagggCCTTACTCATGATGGAATTCTTGGTTTGGAAGAGTGTCCTCCTCTTGCCAAGCCTCATTGTCCCACCCATTTGGCCAGGATTATGTTCTGGCATGTCTATGACCTGTGGAAAGAATTCAGAGGGAGGTGGGAATCAGAGACGAATAACAATAACAGACAGACTCTGAcacattaaaggaaaaaatcccaacattCATGCAAAAAACCAAGGAAAGCAGCCCAAGGAACACTGTCTTGACAAGGCAGACCAACAGAACTAGGTTAGCTGGCCAAGTTACTCAATACAGACTGCACAGTACACATGGGGAGTTTGTGGATATTCAGGAAACTTCCACATAGGAAATGGCCTCAGTCAGAGTTCACACAGGCTGTACACACCAGCACTGTGCTGTCTACTGAGTTGCATGTTAAACAAGCAAGCAAATTCAtggaaacaaaacccccaaatcagAATTGCTTACTCTTCGATAAACACCATCATAAGCTGTTTTTTGGCAACTGCCTCACTTTGAGtagcattttaaattatagCAGAAGCCAATCATTATGGTGGACCCTGGACCAGAAGCACAGAGCCTTCCATAAATGTTCCCAGGAATTCAGGTCTATCTGTAGCTATCATCCAACAGctggagttggaagggaccttaaagctcatccaatCCCACCCTTGCCATGGGCCGGGGCACCTCTCAcagtcccaggctgctccaagctccaatatccaacctggctgggacacttccagtgatccaggggcagccacagcttctccaggcagtCATGCCCAGGGATGTGCAGGAAAGTCTAATAAGGATTATCACAAGTAAATCACCATAAACTCACCACTGGATGAGAAGTTCTGGGGTCAAACTCTGTTGAGTTTGCATCTGCAAAGCAACATTCAGCAATCAGAAACCCCGAGTGGCTCACACCATGACATCACCTACAGCACCTGCCCCAGGTACAGCAGCTCCTCATTCCCAACTGTGCTGAGCCTCCATCAGGCACAGAacaccccaggcagcaggaacagggctgtCAGTACTGTTTGGTATCCATTTCAAAGGCTGCAGTCTTAGGATAACCCACCCTCATTCAGGAAAAACACGCATTCAACAGcttcaaatacagaaataaaggcagggagagggaaaggagcagagtGGTCTGAGAAACTCCTTTTTCCCAACCCTCATTACTGAAGAGAATCAAGAGTCAGGCTGAGAACTCAATTTAGCACTCTCTGAAGGGAGTTCTGTTAACAGGGACCTGCTCAATTCAAGCAGTGGGGCTCAGAAGGTAACTCCactcactgcaggagctgcagctgctggctggctgAACTGCTTTTTGGGCTTCATTCCCAAAAAGCTgcagtgggaatttgggatgcccagcacacacaggccACCGAGGTGTTTCATTCAGGAGCTGAACCTCACATCAAGCAATAGGAAGCTTTCTGTCATTATAAGCATGATTTActcctttgatttttatttaaacagggTAAGGAAATTGCTCTTTTTACTTTGAACTAGCAAAAGAGATTGGAATTTTTACAAGTCTAGGCAAAAAATTAAACCTACCTATGAAAAATTTCAAATCACAGGTATTTGAAAAAATTACAGGTATTACTCAAGCAACCCAAGAAATGACCAAAAGCAGGAATGGTTTTGTGTTATTACCTTGCCAACCAAGGACACTGCGAGCAAACTCCACCACTGCCAACTGCATTCCCAAACAGACTCCTGTGGAAGGAAAGGCAGGACATGCATCAGGTCAGGACAAGGACCTCTGAGCCCATGTTGCaaagcacaaacaccttcataGATTATCCTGAGTCACAGGAAAACCTGGATGAGGCAGATCTTTGACTGGGATTTAGGAGTCTGTAGTCCTGACAAGCTTTacttccctccctttcccatcccCTCTGCTCACACACCAGTTCAGTCTCTCACCACAAACACTTCAGGCATTTCTTGGCGCCAAGATCACCACAGCCTGATCTAAAACATCCCCAGACTGCTATCCCCTCATTACAGACTCCTTGTCAGCACATCCCAGCCAACTCTGGCCAATTCAGAGCTAGCCAGGGCTAAGGTTgcattcccagctcagctgagcaCAGATCACTGCCTTCCTCAGACAACTGGCTGCAAAACTGCTCATCCTAGACACCAGTGAAGATCAGgggagctcctgctgcagaccAGTTAGGCTGCTGTTCAActtcctttcctctgctttatttcttcttatgGATGAAACACGTTTCTCACCTAAGaagggttttttctgttttcttgcccAGGAAATAGCTTGAATTTTGCCTTCTGTCCCTCGAACACCAAATCCACCAGGAACCAGAATTCCACTGCATGAGGATGAAAAGATTCCATTCAGCATGGCTGACCCAAGCCACACACCCATGTATCAGCTCCCTGCCATAAAGTCTTGGGCTTACAAGACCTCTCCCCTGAAAAGGGCTCTGAAGTAGCCGAGTGGCAAGACATGGCTACAGCAGTTTCCACATGACTTCACATGAGTTGTCACAAATTGGAATTTACAGGGAAATAGTCTATAAATGCCAATTTTACCTTCCCAAAGAGAGATCCCAGCTATATTGCAGGTTACCATACTGAAATGGTTCATGCTGTGGGACTCACACACCCCGCACCAAACACATTTGCAAACAGATCACCCAGCCAGGACCATGCTTGAGAAGCCTCTAGCTACAGTATCAGGTTGAACAAACACCAAACTCTGCAGGAAGCTCTTTCTTCTGATCTCACTCAAATCCTGCCACCCTGAGCTCTAACAGCCCCCGCTTGTTGTTGTGCTAATTCTTGGCACTCCTCTGCATACTAACACTTTCCCCACTCTCAAACTTTATTTCTGAAGAACTTGTTACCCCATTTACACATTCCATTCTCACTCTGGCTTTAACAGCCTTCACCAGtacctttcctttctccagatTTCCTCTCACTGTTTGCACCTGATCATGCAGGTGCTCATATCCTCAGCAGGATCATTTCCCCCACTGCTGTCTCTCATCACCTCCCTCACTTATTTAACAATTCTCCATTTAATATCTTATCCTAAATGCCCCTGAAGGATGTTTGGGGCCTTGTCAGAGTATGCTGAGAATAGTCTCCAGTGAGGCCCTTCATTCCaaagctgtcagcagcagcaggtttaTCAGACATTCTCCAAGGAAAAGCCAGAGCAGGACTTACTCAGCACCACAGAGCTTCTGCCATGCTTCGTGGTACCTCACGGGCTCCTCCTGCAGAGTCTCTGGCTCCAAGTCAGCAGAATCAATGTACTGGGAAGAAATCCAAAAATAGGATGATGAGATATTGCCACAGGAGTGTACATGACCTCCTGAATTCTCTTTAAATTCAGACAGCATCATTCCTCCTGGACAGCTCTGGATTTGTTTCCTAATGGATACTTAAGTTTTCTCTGGGCTGATATCCCATCTGCTAAGCAAACAAAACTGCCTTCCTCACCACCCTACCCTTGGTGCACAGACAGAAGCCATGATTTCTCTGTCCTGccccctctgcagctctgctgtgactTACACCAAGTCCCTGAGCCCCAGCCTGCAATGTTAAATGTGAGGTGTTAATGCAGCACAGCAAGGTGGGAACATGGGGCTGTGCAGACACAAACCaccacagagagaggaaaaaaaaaatcccatccctCTCTTATCAAATCAACATCATCTTCAAAAGGCATTGAAGAAGAAATAGGGTATGGTGGAACACGGGGTGCTGTAATTAAAGGGTGTTGtgacaatggaaaaaaaccctgcaatttttccattttctcatcTCCAGCATCCCAGTACCTCTGAAATTCTGGATGTTCTGGCAGGCTGCTAACCCTTTAAAAGAACCATCTTGTCCttctttggttggtttttggaAGTTGCAAATGAGTTTCAATCAGTTACCAATCAGTTCTTTAACCAACTATGGCTACTCAGTTGTTTAGCACAAGATCTCCATGCACAAGGCTCCCAGAGCTCACTTCACTTCTGAGCCACTCAGACACAGCTGTGCCAAGGAATACCCACAGATGCATGTGCAGGGCTTGCACTTTACCAGTCCTACTTGTTCTGCTTATTTTCACCTCTACtgattttgaaaactgaaaggCAACCCTGACCTAGAGCAGTACTGTTAAAAAGCCACCACCTATTTCCATGACTCTCTGACATCATGAAATTGCTGGGCATTCAGAAGGctattgaaatgaaaataaaatttctggcAACAGGTATATACTGCACCTCTTCAGAGCATCCAGCTATGACCAAGACCCCTAAAAGCAGCCAAATCAGCATGAAAACCTTAATAAAACCTGAGTACCACAAGGCTAATAGCAACAATCCCCAAAAAGAATCACTTGCAACAAGTGGCAGAGAAATTAAAGCAGAGAGTGCCCTCCTCCAATCCATCCACCACTGTCACAGTTCAGCACACAATGCTGAGCACTGAGGAGTTTCCATCCACTCCAGATACCTCATACAGTTCACAGGAGGAGAGGCTGGCTTGCTCTGAAGCTGGTTGAGGCCTGATAACAGTTATTTTAATgctgttaaaatgaaaacagctgtTTTGATTCAAGGACAATTTGGATGTTAACTGGCTCAATCACTTCTCCCTTTCTGTCTATAGGTTTGTGAAAATATGAATTAGGATGGGCAACACTGTAGGTGGAAGTAGGACAGGGGGAGTTTCTTCCCCACACAGACCCATCCCTACCTTAATGTCAAGTTTGTGGTTGATGGCCAGGGCAGAGTGCTCCAGGGCTTTGATGACAGATGCATAGGAGTCAGAAAATTTGGTGTATTTGCCCACAAGTGCAATGGAACACGTTTCAAGTAGACGGTCATACCTACAGAACACCAGAACACACAGGTTATTCCAGCAGTAACAGGAGAGGGATGGGAATAACTTCCATTCTCTTCAGCTTTGAAAGGAACAGTCTGTCCAACAGAGCTGACACCTTTGGAAGAGTGACCTTTTATAATAATTATGTTTTAGAAACATAAAAGCGagatgaaaaccaaaacaatgaCTGAGGTAAACAGTTGCAGAAAGCCACAAAAATATTAACTCATCTCTCCTGATGATGAAAAGCCATTTTGAGTAGATCCAAACTGCCTTTCCAGGAAGCTGTATTAGATTCAAAGGCTGCAGTGAACCCCTAGGAGAGGATCAAAGCACAGCTTGGTGTATGTTTGTACTGTATGGCATCTtcccatgctgctgctgagctcccaTCAGCAGctacaaacacagaaaacattcctGGAGTCCTAAGGCTGTGCTGCCTACACTTTCAAGCCCCAGCACCTGGCAGCACAGGATTCACACAGCATTCCTGGCTACAGCCAAGAGTTTGTTTCAAGTTTCTCTCAGAACTGCTGAATACCTCCAGCCTAGCTGGTGACCAAGGGTTTATCCCATCAAAAGGAAATGTTATCGACAGGGCTGGCTTATGTCAGgcacaaaaataaaggaaagcatCTAGATGTTGAAAATTCTTATAAGAACATATCTAAAGCTTCAGTTGACATTCAAGCCCTTTCTGGTAAGATTCTATTCACTATTTCCCCATGAACATTCAGCCTACTCCTCACAAGAATAAACCCCAGTGTCCAAGGAGTCTCAGGACAGGCACCAAACACTTGTCTTACTTGCCTGAAACCACACTCAAATATATTCTTTATTAACACTCCTGACATCTCCATATAGCTCCAAAAGGATTTCAATACTTTGTAATGCTACTGAGAGGCTTTTTTATAAAAAGGGAGAGCAGACTTGTCCAGCTTTTAATTACttcaagctgggtttgactcAGACAATAAACTTCCAACATAAGATAAAGATCTCACTAAGTTTATCTCAGAGGATTTTGTGGAAAAAGGCTGAAGGAATTGGGGTGGTTCAGCCTGACGAAATAAAAGCTCCAGGGAGGCTTTATGGCAGCCTTCCAGTAAGAGGATTTATGAGAAACGTGGGGACAGACTTTTTAGCAGGGTCTGTTTTGCCAGGACAAGTGGTGATGGTTTTAAtctaaaagaggagagatttaagCTAGATACAAGGATGGAATTTTGTACAATGAGAGTGATGAGACATTGGCACAGGTtgtctgcagcagctgtggatgccccaccGTGGAAACATTCAAAgcctggatggggctctgagcaaaaggaaaaaaacaatgtgAGCATGTATGAACACCTGAGGAACAGG
Above is a genomic segment from Cinclus cinclus chromosome 26, bCinCin1.1, whole genome shotgun sequence containing:
- the CTPS1 gene encoding CTP synthase 1 isoform X1, which translates into the protein MKYILVTGGVISGIGKGIIASSIGTILKSCGLHVTSIKIDPYINIDAGTFSPYEHGEVFVLDDGGEVDLDLGNYERFLDIRLTKDNNLTTGKIYQYVINKERKGDYLGKTVQVVPHITDAIQEWVMRQARIPVDEDGIEPQVCVIELGGTVGDIESMPFIEAFRQFQFKAKRENFCNIHVSLVPQPSSTGEQKTKPTQNSVRELRGLGLSPDLIVCRCSTPLDTSVKEKISMFCHVEPEQVICVHDVSSIYRVPLLLEEQGVVDYFRHRLDLPIERQPRRMLMKWKEMADRYDRLLETCSIALVGKYTKFSDSYASVIKALEHSALAINHKLDIKYIDSADLEPETLQEEPVRYHEAWQKLCGADGILVPGGFGVRGTEGKIQAISWARKQKKPFLGVCLGMQLAVVEFARSVLGWQDANSTEFDPRTSHPVVIDMPEHNPGQMGGTMRLGKRRTLFQTKNSIMRKLYGDHDFLEERHRHRFEVNPQLKKCFEEQGLKFVGQDEEGERMEVVELEEHPFFVGVQYHPEFLSRPIKPSPPYFGLLLASAGRLTHYLQKGCRLSPRDTYSDRSGSSSPDLEITELKFPSANHD
- the CTPS1 gene encoding CTP synthase 1 isoform X2 produces the protein MPFIEAFRQFQFKAKRENFCNIHVSLVPQPSSTGEQKTKPTQNSVRELRGLGLSPDLIVCRCSTPLDTSVKEKISMFCHVEPEQVICVHDVSSIYRVPLLLEEQGVVDYFRHRLDLPIERQPRRMLMKWKEMADRYDRLLETCSIALVGKYTKFSDSYASVIKALEHSALAINHKLDIKYIDSADLEPETLQEEPVRYHEAWQKLCGADGILVPGGFGVRGTEGKIQAISWARKQKKPFLGVCLGMQLAVVEFARSVLGWQDANSTEFDPRTSHPVVIDMPEHNPGQMGGTMRLGKRRTLFQTKNSIMRKLYGDHDFLEERHRHRFEVNPQLKKCFEEQGLKFVGQDEEGERMEVVELEEHPFFVGVQYHPEFLSRPIKPSPPYFGLLLASAGRLTHYLQKGCRLSPRDTYSDRSGSSSPDLEITELKFPSANHD